From the Streptomyces nigrescens genome, one window contains:
- a CDS encoding pentapeptide repeat-containing protein gives MSPERKPSIPDVGELGLQSDCGSCFGLCCVALPFAASADFAIDKDAGRPCPNLRTDFRCGIHSELRPRGFSGCTVFDCFGAGQKVSQVTFGGQDWRQAPGTARQMFDVFPVMRQLHELLWYLAEALTRPAARPVHADLRAALEKTERLTRAGAEELTGLDVPAHRGEVNALLLRTSELVRAGIPGRKKERRGADLVGARLKGANLRGANLRGAYLIAADLKGADLRTADLIGADLRAADLSGADLTGALFLTQSQLNAAKGDAATELPQTLTRPAHW, from the coding sequence TTGTCCCCAGAACGCAAGCCATCGATTCCGGACGTCGGGGAACTCGGCCTGCAGTCCGACTGCGGCAGCTGCTTCGGGCTGTGCTGTGTCGCGCTGCCGTTCGCGGCCTCGGCGGACTTCGCGATCGACAAGGACGCCGGCCGGCCCTGCCCGAACCTGCGGACGGACTTCCGCTGCGGTATCCACAGCGAGCTGCGCCCGCGCGGTTTCTCCGGCTGCACCGTCTTCGACTGCTTCGGCGCCGGGCAGAAGGTCTCCCAGGTCACCTTCGGCGGGCAGGACTGGCGGCAGGCCCCGGGGACCGCCCGGCAGATGTTCGACGTCTTCCCCGTCATGCGGCAGCTGCACGAACTCCTCTGGTACCTGGCCGAGGCGCTGACCCGGCCGGCGGCCCGCCCGGTCCACGCCGACCTGCGCGCCGCCCTGGAGAAGACCGAACGCCTCACCCGCGCCGGCGCCGAGGAGCTCACGGGGCTGGACGTGCCCGCCCACCGGGGCGAGGTCAACGCCCTCCTGCTGCGCACCAGCGAACTCGTACGGGCCGGGATCCCGGGCCGCAAGAAGGAGCGGCGGGGCGCCGACCTCGTGGGGGCCCGCCTCAAGGGCGCCAACCTCCGGGGCGCCAACCTCCGTGGGGCCTACCTGATCGCCGCCGACCTCAAGGGCGCCGATCTGCGCACCGCGGACCTGATCGGCGCCGATCTCCGCGCCGCCGACCTCTCCGGCGCCGATCTCACCGGCGCCCTCTTCCTCACCCAGTCGCAGCTCAACGCGGCCAAGGGCGACGCCGCCACCGAGCTGCCGCAGACCCTGACCCGCCCCGCTCACTGGTAG